The proteins below come from a single Orcinus orca chromosome 6, mOrcOrc1.1, whole genome shotgun sequence genomic window:
- the FUT7 gene encoding alpha-(1,3)-fucosyltransferase 7, whose product MRNAGVSPAPRPRALGGLAVAALLSALWLLWLLRSAPGGAPAPQPTITILIWHWPFASQPPELPSNTCSSYGVAHCRLTTNRSLLASAHAVVFHHRELQTRQARLPLAERPQGQPWVWASMESPSHTRGLGRLRGVFNWVLSYRRDSDIFVPYGRLEPREGPAPPLPAKSRVAAWVVSNFQERQRRVQLYRQLAPHLQVDVFGHASKQPLCADCLLPTVARYLFYLSFENSQHRDYITEKFWRNALLAGTVPVVLGPSRVTYEAFAPPDAFVHVDDFGSAHELAAFLAGMNESRYRRYFSWRDRLRVRLFGDWRERFCAICARYPHLPRGQAYQDLEGWFQA is encoded by the exons ATGCGTAATGCCG GGGTAAGCCCCGCTCCAAGGCCTCGGGCTTTGGGGGGCCTGGCGGTAGCGGCTCTTCTCTCGGCCCTCTGGCTCCTGTGGCTGCTCAGATCGGCCCCTGGGGGAGCTCCGGCGCCCCAGCCCACAATCACCATCCTCATCTGGCACTGGCCCTTCGCCAGCCAGCCCCCAGAGCTGCCCAGCAATACCTGCAGCAGCTACGGTGTGGCCCACTGCCGCCTGACCACCAACCGCAGCCTGTTGGCCAGCGCCCACGCCGTGGTCTTCCACCACCGAGAGCTGCAGACCCGGCAGGCCCGCCTGCCCCTGGCCGAGCGGCCGCAAGGGCAGCCCTGGGTGTGGGCCTCCATGGAGTCGCCCAGCCACACCCGCGGCCTCGGCCGCCTCCGTGGGGTCTTCAACTGGGTGCTGAGCTACCGGCGTGACTCAGACATCTTCGTGCCCTACGGCCGCCTGGAGCCCCGTGAGGGGCCTGCGCCGCCGCTGCCGGCCAAGAGCAGGGTGGCCGCCTGGGTGGTCAGCAACTTCCAGGAGCGGCAGCGGCGCGTGCAGCTGTACCGGCAGCTGGCGCCCCACCTGCAGGTGGACGTGTTCGGCCATGCCAGCAAGCAGCCCCTGTGCGCCGACTGCCTGCTGCCCACCGTGGCCCGGTACCTCTTCTACCTGTCCTTCGAGAACTCCCAGCACCGAGACTACATCACCGAGAAGTTCTGGCGCAATGCGCTGCTGGCCGGCACGGTGCCCGTGGTCCTGGGCCCCTCGAGGGTCACCTACGAGGCCTTCGCCCCACCTGACGCCTTTGTGCACGTGGACGACTTCGGCTCGGCCCACGAGCTGGCCGCCTTCCTCGCTGGCATGAACGAGAGCCGCTATCGGCGCTACTTCTCCTGGCGAGACCGGCTCCGAGTGCGGCTGTTCGGCGACTGGCGGGAACGCTTCTGCGCCATCTGCGCCCGCTACCCCCACCTGCCCCGTGGTCAGGCCTACCAGGACCTCGAGGGCTGGTTCCAGGCCTGA
- the NPDC1 gene encoding neural proliferation differentiation and control protein 1 isoform X1, with product MATPVPPPSPRHLRLLRLLLSGLVLGAALRGAAARRPDAAVCPGSLDCALKRRARCPPGARVCGPCLQSFQEDQQGLCVPRMRQPQGEGLPQPRLEEEIDFLAQELARQEAGHSRLTAPPQPEGRLRLLESASTLGLSERGRGPNLGLPSTRGAPTPRTSSLRSTVSSGPVHMSPLEPRGGRGDGLALLLIVACSVAGAAALAVAVLCWCRLQRDVRLTQKADYAAPQAPSSPATPRISQPGDQRLAHSAEMYHYQHQRQQMRCLERHKEPPKELDSASSDEENEDGDFTVYECPGLAPTGEMEVRNPLFDHASLSAPPLQ from the exons ATGGCGACGCCTGTCCCTCCGCCCTCCCCGCGGCACCTGCGGCTGCTGCGGCTGCTGCTCTCTGGCCTCGTCCTCGGCGCGGCCTTGCGCGGTGCGGCCGCCCGCCGCCCGG ATGCAGCCGTCTGTCCTGGGAGCCTGGACTGTGCCCTGAAGAGGCGGGCGCGGTGCCCCCCGGGTGCACGTGTCTGTGGGCCCTGCCTTCAGTCCTTCCAGGAGGACCAGCAGGGGCTCTGTGTGCCCAGGATGCGCCAGCCCCAGG GGGAGGGCTTGCCCCAGCCCAGACTGGAAGAGGAGATCGACTTCCTGGCCCAGGAGCTAGCCCGGCAGGAGGCGGGGCACTCCAGGCTCACGGCCCCACCCCAGCCTGAGGGGCGACTGCGGCTCCTGGAGTCTG CATCCACCCTGGGGCTCTCAGAGCGTGGCCGGGGCCCCAACCTGGGCCTCCCCTCCACGCGGGGAGCGCCCACGCCCCGCACCTCCTCCCTGCGCTCCACTGTGTCATCTGGGCCTGTGCACATGTCCCCGCTGGAGCCGCGGGGCGGGCGCGGTGACGGCCTTGCCCTCC TGCTGATCGTGGCGTGCTCCGTGGCCGGCGCGGCCGCCCTTGCCGTGGCCGTTCTCTGCTGGTGTCG GCTGCAGCGAGACGTTCGCCTGACCCAAAAGGCCGACTATGCGGCCCCGCAGGCGCCCAGCTCCCCAGCCACGCCCAGGATCTCG CAGCCCGGGGACCAGCGGCTGGCGCACAGCGCGGAGATGTACCACTACCAGCACCAGAGGCAGCAGATGCGGTGCCTGGAGCG GCATAAGGAGCCCCCCAAGGAGTTGGACTCCGCCTCCTCCGACGAGGAGAACGAAGACGGCGACTTCACGGTGTACGAGTGCCCCGGCCTGGCCCCG ACTGGAGAGATGGAGGTGCGGAACCCACTGTTCGACCACGCCTCGCTGTCCGCGCCCCCGCTGCAGTGA
- the NPDC1 gene encoding neural proliferation differentiation and control protein 1 isoform X2: protein MATPVPPPSPRHLRLLRLLLSGLVLGAALRGAAARRPDAAVCPGSLDCALKRRARCPPGARVCGPCLQSFQEDQQGLCVPRMRQPQGEGLPQPRLEEEIDFLAQELARQEAGHSRLTAPPQPEGRLRLLESASTLGLSERGRGPNLGLPSTRGAPTPRTSSLRSTVSSGPVHMSPLEPRGGRGDGLALLLIVACSVAGAAALAVAVLCWCRLQRDVRLTQKADYAAPQAPSSPATPRISPGDQRLAHSAEMYHYQHQRQQMRCLERHKEPPKELDSASSDEENEDGDFTVYECPGLAPTGEMEVRNPLFDHASLSAPPLQ, encoded by the exons ATGGCGACGCCTGTCCCTCCGCCCTCCCCGCGGCACCTGCGGCTGCTGCGGCTGCTGCTCTCTGGCCTCGTCCTCGGCGCGGCCTTGCGCGGTGCGGCCGCCCGCCGCCCGG ATGCAGCCGTCTGTCCTGGGAGCCTGGACTGTGCCCTGAAGAGGCGGGCGCGGTGCCCCCCGGGTGCACGTGTCTGTGGGCCCTGCCTTCAGTCCTTCCAGGAGGACCAGCAGGGGCTCTGTGTGCCCAGGATGCGCCAGCCCCAGG GGGAGGGCTTGCCCCAGCCCAGACTGGAAGAGGAGATCGACTTCCTGGCCCAGGAGCTAGCCCGGCAGGAGGCGGGGCACTCCAGGCTCACGGCCCCACCCCAGCCTGAGGGGCGACTGCGGCTCCTGGAGTCTG CATCCACCCTGGGGCTCTCAGAGCGTGGCCGGGGCCCCAACCTGGGCCTCCCCTCCACGCGGGGAGCGCCCACGCCCCGCACCTCCTCCCTGCGCTCCACTGTGTCATCTGGGCCTGTGCACATGTCCCCGCTGGAGCCGCGGGGCGGGCGCGGTGACGGCCTTGCCCTCC TGCTGATCGTGGCGTGCTCCGTGGCCGGCGCGGCCGCCCTTGCCGTGGCCGTTCTCTGCTGGTGTCG GCTGCAGCGAGACGTTCGCCTGACCCAAAAGGCCGACTATGCGGCCCCGCAGGCGCCCAGCTCCCCAGCCACGCCCAGGATCTCG CCCGGGGACCAGCGGCTGGCGCACAGCGCGGAGATGTACCACTACCAGCACCAGAGGCAGCAGATGCGGTGCCTGGAGCG GCATAAGGAGCCCCCCAAGGAGTTGGACTCCGCCTCCTCCGACGAGGAGAACGAAGACGGCGACTTCACGGTGTACGAGTGCCCCGGCCTGGCCCCG ACTGGAGAGATGGAGGTGCGGAACCCACTGTTCGACCACGCCTCGCTGTCCGCGCCCCCGCTGCAGTGA